The DNA region TCGCTGGCCGCCGAGTGCGACCTGCCGGTGTCACGCGCGGATCTGGTGGCGGCCTGCCTCGTCCAACTGCGCGCTCGTGTGGCAGACCTCCGCGCGAGTGAGACCACCACGGTGCTGGACCGCTGGCGTGCGCTTGGCCGCGCGGGTCTGGACCAGGCGCCAGTGCGATGGACCGATGAGCGCGGGGCCTGCCGGGGCATTGCCTACGGGGTTGATGATCGCGGCGCGTTGCTCGTGCGTCGCGCGGGTCCGGTGGCGCACCCGCCCGCTGGCGAGTCGCTCGAGCGACTGATCGCGGGCGATGTGGAGTGGGAGTTGTTGTCTCGTGTCTGACGTCGCTGACTACTGCCGCCAGGTGGAAGCCCATCTGACCCGCACCAACGGCGGTCACATGGTGCGCGTGGTGGGCGCCGGTTTCGCTCTCGTGAAGCAATGGGCCGACGATGGGGTGCCGCTGTCGGTGGTGTTTCGAGCGATTGAACAGAAGGCCGAGCGGCACAAAGCGGGCACGTCGAAGCGTCCCCTTCGCATCGAGTTCTGCGAAGCCGACGTGCGTGAACTCCACGCGGCCTGGCGACGCGCGGTGGGCCTGACCGGCGGGGCTGAACTTGCCCCATCCGAACCGGTCGTCGAGGCATCAGCGGCCGCTGCCGAGCCGAAACGGCGGTCTGTGTCGAAGGTGATCGAGCGTGCGATTGAACGGCTGGGCCGGCTGGCGGGCAGGCTCGAACTGCCTGGGGAGTTTCGTGACGCGGTGAGTCGGGCCATTGAGCAACTCTCGGTGCTGCGCGAGGAGTTGTCGCGCACGCGTGGGGCGGCGCGAGAGCCGTTGCTGGAGCGACTCGCGCCGATCGAGCACGACCTTCTCGCGCAGGCGCGTCACGCCGTGGCGTCGGATAGGTTGCGCGACTTCACCAGTCAGGCGGAGCAGGAACTGGCGCCCTACCGGGATCGCTTGCCTCCCGAACAATGGGCGCGTGCGGTGTCGGTCACTGTGGATCGCAGCGTCCGCGATCATCTGGCATTACCGGTATTGGAGTTGTGATGGCCGATTCGTCCCTCGTGGAATTGCAGGTCGAGCGGCCGGTGGCCGGCGGCCGTATGTTGGCCCGGCTCGATGGCCGTGTGGTGTTTGTGGCCGGCGCGGTGCCCGGCGAACGGGTGCGCGCACGGATAACCAAACGCACCGGCAAGGTGGTGTGGGCCGACACCGTCGAAGTGATCGAGGCGAGCGCGGATCGCCGCGAGGCGAAGGGGGACCCGCGATGTGGGGGCGCGCTGTATGCGCACATCGCCTACGAGCGCCAACTTGCGCTCAAGGCCGAGGTGATTGCCGATACGTTTCGGCGCATCGGTAAACTCACGCTCGATCGTGCGGTCGTCGTGGCGGCATCGCCCGAAGAGGGCTACCGCCTGCGCGCGCGCCTGCATGTGCAGGGCACTCGCGTCGGGTTCCTTCTGGAGGGGTCGCACGCACTGTGCGACGCCGAGGTGACCCGGCAGCTGGGGGCGGGCGCGTTCGAGGCGGTGGGCCGCTTGCGCGAGGCTCTCGGGCCCGCCCTGGGCGCGTGCGAGTCCATCGTGGTGTCGGAGAACATCAGTGGCCTCGAGCGGGTCGCGCTCTGCGAACTGCGTCCCGACGCCGACCCGGTCCGGTTTGCCGGGCTGCCCCTGACGGACGGGTTGTCGGGCGTTGCGGCACTGACGCGCAAGGGCATGTTCACGTGCGCGGGCCACGACAGGATTGTGGAGCACGGCCGTGAACTGCTGGGAGTGGAAACCAATCTCCAGTGGACGCGCCAGGCGGCGTCGTTCTTCCAGGGCAACCGTTTTCTCGTCGGCACGCTCCTGCAACGCGTGATCGACGCGGCCGGTAGCGGCTCTTTTGTGGACCTCTACTCGGGCATCGGGCTGTTCGCCGTCGCGTTGGCGGACCGCGGCGCCACCGGTGTGGCTGTCGAGGGAGATGCGGCGAGTGGACAGGACCTGACGCTCAACGCCGCGCAGGCAGACGGGCGGCTGACGGTGCAGTTGGGGCCGGTGGAAGAAGCAGCGGCGTCGATCCCCGCGCGGCGTCCAGACGTGGTGGTGGTGGACCCGCCCCGCACGGGATTGTCCGCGGAAGTCGCTGATGGACTGTTGCGATGGGAATCAGCGCGCGTGGTGTATGTCTCCTGCGACGTGCCTACGCTGGCGCGCGATGCGGCCAAGTTCGTGGCCGCCGGCTATCGGCTCTCGTCGATCGACGCGCTGGACATGTTCCCGAACACGCCCCACGTGGAATGCGTGGCGGTCTTCGACCGGTGACCCCCGGATCACCATGAAGTTCCATGAAGATCCATGAAGAAATTCATGGGTCTTCTGGGGGTCGTCAAAAAGCGCGGGGTTGGGGGCCCGGCTACGCCGGGGCCGCACGATCGAAGGGAAGGCGGGAGAAAAAGACGTCGGGTGTCTTTTTGGAGGCGGCAGGCAAAAAGACACCCGACGTCTTTTTCTCCGGCCCTCCCTTCAATCGCGCGTGCCGCCGAAGGCGGCACCCAACCCCACGCCTTCATGGAACTTCACTCCTTCATGGTGAATCTTCCGGCCGCAGCCACGAAGCTTGTGAACAGCGACGCTGTCTCCCCGGTGCGCCAGAAGTTCTCGGGGTGCCACTGGACGCCGACACAAAAGCCCGCGCGTGGGGCGCCGGTCGCATCTACCGCCTCAATGGCTTCAATCGTGCCGTCAGAGGCGGTGGCCGACACGACAAAACCCGGCGCGACGACGTCGACGGCCTGATGGTGGCGGCTGTTGACGTCGAGCCGGCCGTCTCCTTTCAGGCTGGGCGCGACGACCTCGGCCAAGCGTGAGCCCGGGACCACCGCCACGTCGTGTGAGATGGCTGTCCTGGGCGTGAGCACGGAGTGATTGAGGCCACCCGGACGTTCAGACGGCAGGTCCTGGACGAGCGTGCCACCGGCCGCGACGTTCAGGACCTGAACACCGCGACAGATGGCGAGTAGCGGAAGCCCGCGTTCGAGCGCGGCTCTGGCGAGCGGCACCTCAAACCCATCCCGCTCGTCGTCAATTTCAACGGTCGGATGTGTCTCGTCCGCGCCGTACAGTGACGGCCGCACATCGGGGCCGCCGGTCAGGAGGATGCCGTCAAGCCCGTCGAGGGCTTCGCGCGCAGGGCCAGCCGCCGGCGACAGCTCGCGCACCTCAGCTCCGGCCGCCTCAAGCGCCGCCGTATAGTCTTCCCTCGCAAACGCCACCCCAATCACCGGTCGCTTCACAATGCCTCCTGGACGCTGGACGCTGGACTCTGGACTCTGGACTCTGGACCCTGGACTCTGGACTCTGGACCCTGGACTCTGGACTCTGGACTCTGGACCCTGGACTTTCACATCCTGATTGGAACCGAGCAACCCATCAGTTCCAGGGAGCGGGTGAGCTGCCGTTTGCAGTACGCCACGGCGGCCGCGCGCCACAGGCGGACGTCCGCGCGTTCTTCGCGCATGATCGGCTGCCGGTGATAGAACGTGTTGAACGACTGCGCAAGTGTGAACGTGAACTTTGCCAGGTGCGAGATCTCGAGCGCGCGCACCGCGGAATCCACAATTTCGTCCAGGCGGGCGGCCTCAAGGACCAGGCCCCACAATTCGTCGGCTTCCTCGCCTTCGACCAGGGCGGCCGGTGAGAGCGCATCGAGGTGGTCGGCGATCGTCTCTGCGGTCACGCCATCGCGCTCACGCAGTTTGCCGAAGATGTTGTTCGCGCGTACGACTGCGTACTGGAGATACGGGCCTGTGTCGCCCTCAAAGCTCAGCGCTTCCTTGATGTCGAACGCGATGACTTTGCCTCGCGAGAACTTGACAAGGAAGTAACGAACGGCCGCGACGGCGATGGCTTCGGCGATGCCTCGTGCGTCGGCTGCCGGCAGGTCGGGCTGCCGTGACATCACTTCGCCGGTCGCGGTTGTGATGAGGCGGTCCAGCAGGTCGTCGGCCTTCACGCCGCGGCCTTTCCGGCCCGACACCTCCACAAACGGCTTGCCGAGGCCTTCTTCATCCGCGTAGCCCAGCTCGCGCGCGGTGGCATGCGACAGCGCGACCATCTCGTAGGCGAAGTGCGTCGATGCTTCTGCCTGCTTCGCGAAGCCCATCGCACCAAGCGCTTGCTTCAGCAATTCCTGAAGGTATGCCTGTCGCGAGTCGATGACGTTGTAGACCGCCGACGCGCGTCCAAACGGCGGTGGCGCTGGGCCATCTGTCTGCGGCGTTGAGGTGGTGGCCCACAGCGGCCGGCCGCCGCGGTCGTCGAACACGCGATAGTGGAAGTCGCGCCCGAGCAGCCCGAACTTCCAG from Acidobacteriota bacterium includes:
- a CDS encoding class I SAM-dependent RNA methyltransferase, whose product is MADSSLVELQVERPVAGGRMLARLDGRVVFVAGAVPGERVRARITKRTGKVVWADTVEVIEASADRREAKGDPRCGGALYAHIAYERQLALKAEVIADTFRRIGKLTLDRAVVVAASPEEGYRLRARLHVQGTRVGFLLEGSHALCDAEVTRQLGAGAFEAVGRLREALGPALGACESIVVSENISGLERVALCELRPDADPVRFAGLPLTDGLSGVAALTRKGMFTCAGHDRIVEHGRELLGVETNLQWTRQAASFFQGNRFLVGTLLQRVIDAAGSGSFVDLYSGIGLFAVALADRGATGVAVEGDAASGQDLTLNAAQADGRLTVQLGPVEEAAASIPARRPDVVVVDPPRTGLSAEVADGLLRWESARVVYVSCDVPTLARDAAKFVAAGYRLSSIDALDMFPNTPHVECVAVFDR
- a CDS encoding gamma-glutamyl-gamma-aminobutyrate hydrolase family protein, with translation MKRPVIGVAFAREDYTAALEAAGAEVRELSPAAGPAREALDGLDGILLTGGPDVRPSLYGADETHPTVEIDDERDGFEVPLARAALERGLPLLAICRGVQVLNVAAGGTLVQDLPSERPGGLNHSVLTPRTAISHDVAVVPGSRLAEVVAPSLKGDGRLDVNSRHHQAVDVVAPGFVVSATASDGTIEAIEAVDATGAPRAGFCVGVQWHPENFWRTGETASLFTSFVAAAGRFTMKE